ATGGAACCCGTCATCCGGTCGGCGTACATAATCACCTTGCCCTTGTCGTTTCGGGCGGCCCGGCCCATAGTCTGGATCAGGCTGCGCTGGTCGCGCAGGAAGCCTTCCTTATCGGCGTCCAGAATAGCTACCAAACTTACTTCGGGCAGGTCCAGACCTTCGCGCAAGAGGTTGACGCCGATAAGCACATCAATAACGCCCAGGCGCAGCTGCCGCAGGATTTCCACCCGGTCAAGGCTTTTCACGTCGGAGTGTACGTACTGCGACTTGATGCCCAGGCGCTCCATATATTTTTGCAGCTCCTCGGCCATGCGTTTGGTGAGCGTGGTCACCAGCACCCGGTCGCCCATTTTCACGCGGTTGTCGACTTCATCCAGCAAATCGTCAATCTGATTAACGCTGGGCCGCACGTCGATTTCGGGGTCGAGCAGGCCAGTGGGTCGGATAATCTGCTCTACTACCACGCCGTTGGCCTGAGTCAGCTCGTAGTCCGAGGGGGTAGCCGACACGTAGATGGCCTGCCGGTACATGCTTTCAAACTCGTTGAACGTCAGCGGGCGGTTGTCCATGGCTGAGGGCAACCGGAAGCCGTACTCTACCAGGGCCGTCTTGCGGCTCCGGTCGCCGCCCCACATGGCCCGCACCTGCGGAATAGTGGCGTGGCTTTCGTCGATAACCAGCAGGTAGTCGTCGGGGAAATAGTCGAGCAGGCAGAAGGGCCGGGAACCCGGCTCCCGGCCGTCGAAGTAGCGGGAATAGTTCTCGATGCCCGAGCAGTAACCCAGCTCCCGAATCATTTCCAGGTCAAACTCCGTGCGCTCCATGATGCGCTTGGCTTCCGAGTCGCGCCCCTCCTTCTCGAAGTAGGAGTGCTGCTGCACCATGTCGAACTGGATTTCCTTGATGGCCTGGTTGAGCGTGTCTTTGCCAGTCACGAAAAGGTTGGCCGGGTACAAGGTCACGCTTTGCTCGTCGCTGAGCTTTTTGCCACTTACCGGGTCAATCTTCTGGATGGCCTCGATTTCATCACCGAAAAAGTAGATGCGGTAGGCATAGTCGGCGTAGGCCGGAAACACATCCACCGTGTCGCCCTTCACCCGGAAGGTGCCGCGCGAAAACTCCACCTCGGTGCGCGAGTACAGAATCTGCACGAACTGATAGAGCAGGTTGTTGCGCGAGTATTTCAAGCCCGGAGCCAGGTAAATAACGTTTTTGCTGAACTCCTCGGGGTTGCCGATGCCGTAGATACACGACACCGACGCCACCACGATGACGTCGCGCCGGCCGCTGAGCAGCGTGGAGGTGCAGTGCAGCCGCAGCTTCTCGATTTCCTCGTTAATGGCCAGGTCCTTTTCAATAAAGACGTCGGTGCTGGCAATATAGGCCTCGGGCTGGTAGTAGTCGTAGTAGCTGATGTAGTACTCAACGGCGTTGTTCGGGAAAAACGACTTGAACTCGCCGTAGAGCTGGGCCGCCAGGGTTTTGTTGTGGCACAGCACCAGCGTGGGCTTGCCCGTCTGGGCCACTACGTTGGCCACCGTGAAGGTTTTGCCGGTACCCGTGGCGCCAAGCAGCACCTGGGCTGGCTCCCCGCTTTCCACACCCGAGACGAGCTGGGCAATGGCTTTGGGCTGGTCGCCGGTGGGTTTGAATTCGGAGGTTAGTTGGTAGTCCATTCAGGCAGAAAGGTGACAGCTAAGACAGCCTAGGATAACTCCATTGCCGCAAGGTAGGTTTCTTCGGAAACGAAAAAACCTGTTCAGATAAATTGAACAGGTTTTTCTGGAAAACTAGGCTACGGATTCTTAGCGGGTGTCGCGCCAAAGCTGGCAACCGGCAGTGGCCTGAGCAGTGAAATTGGCACACTTCCCGTCGCCCTTGCCGCTAATGCCGCCGCTGGGTGCCCCGACGTAGCGTAGCTGGTTGTCGTTGAGGTCATACACTTTCGTGTAGCCATCGGGATGGGTTGGCTTTACCAGGAACACAGTCCGGCCCTCCCAGGTGTAGCGCCATACTTCGCCGGCCGGGTTGCCTTTGGGGGACTGGAGTAATGCATCAATTAGTGGCTGGGCCCGGGCATCCACGCAGCTTGCGGCCGTATCAGTAGTGGCTTGGGACTCGGGTGCCACGGTTTCCTTCTGGCACTGAACCATACCCAGGCAGCCCCAGACACTAAGTAAAAACAGTAAAGACTTCATTGCATAAGGTAGAATGAGGTGAGATAAAGCAGTTTTTTGTTAGCGTACTACCACAGCCGCCTTGCTACCAAACTCCACGCTAGCCTCCAGGCCCACAGCGTAGGGTCGAGCCTGATAGTTGCTGCGCACCGCATCGGTATTGAGCGTTGAGAGGCCGGCTTCGGCCGTAGGCCCTACGGCGACGCTCCAGCTTGCTGCGCCGGGCTGGTAGCGCACCCCGCCGCCCGTGTTGACCGAGCCCTGAACTTTGCGGTAGGGCGAGTTAACTGACTTGAGTGTGTAGGAAGTGGTGGCTTCGGGCACGCCTTCCAGCTCAGAACGCGTGTTGAAGAGCACATTGACGGCGGCTCCCACTTTAGCATAAAGTGACCAGCCGGGCTTGGCCGAGCCGTAGCGTACGCTCACCGGAATACCTGCCGTACGGTACCGATACTGGGCCGTGCGCACCTTTACCGGCTGAGGCGGCGTCAGGAAGTCATTCGTCGAGGGCCGGCTGGCCGCGCGAGCTTCTACAACGGGCATTTTGCCGTCGAGGAAGTAGTAGGAGGTCTGGGAGGTAGCACGCTGCTCAGCTACGGCCAGCCCGGCGCTTACCGTTAGGTGTTTCGAAGCGGCGTAACTCGCCGTCAGGGCCACACGCTGGGCAAAGCCGGGCCGCAGGTATTGCCGATACTCATGGGCCGCCTGCTCATACGTACTAGCAGTACGGGCCGCTGCTACCGAACCATTTACACTATTAGCATAGGTCACGGCGGCTGGCGTAGCAGCAAAGCTCATGTTCGGGTTGTAGGCCGAAGCGGCGTAGCCCCCCATCAGACGCCAACGCTTGGGGCGGGCGGCAGCCTCCGGTTTGGTTTCTTCTTGTAAAGCAGCGGGCAGTTGGGCGGCCATCATAGTAGGCGCACTGGGCAGGGCTGGCTTCAGCGTATCGGGACGGCTGTTACCGGTCAGGCCTGCCAAAGCAACCTTTTGACTATTCAACGCCGTCAGCCAGGTTGCACCGCCAGCCCCCACTGGGCGTGCCGCTGCCACTATCCGGTCATAGAATGAGCCGGCCGTAGTAGTAGCAACCCCGTCGTAGGACAGCGAAGATGCCGAGCCGTAAGCGCCCGAAACAGCACCAGAACCCCGCAGAACATTGGCGCTGCGGTCAGCACCACGCGCCGTAGGGGCAGCCGTTGCGGTGGCGCCAGGCTGCAGGGTTTGCAAGGAGCCACCCGAGGCCATGTCCGCTTCCGTGGGCCCAGCAATCATGGCGGCAAGGCTAGCTGCCGCAGCTTCTCCTAAATACAGGTCTGACGTGGGGTTAGCAGTGCCAGCCGGAGCATCAGCTGCCGTATTTGCAGCATGTTGTTTGGCTGAAGCAGCCGGGGCGGAGGCTACGGCGCCCGCCAGCGTAGCCCGGTCCGACTGGCGCATAGTCAGCCAGCTGCCGGCACCCAGAAACAGCAGAATACAGGCCGCTGCTACCCACCGGTGCCACACTAGGCGGCGACGGAAGGTTTCGTTCTGCTGCACCAGCAATTCGTGGTCAATTTGTTCCCACAGGTTCATGCGGGGCGCTACCTCAGCTTCGCCCAGCTTCTGCCGAAACAGCTGCTCCAAGTCGCCGGTGGGTTCCGGGGTGGGCGTATGGTTATTTGCGGTAGGTACCATTGGAACGATGCGCTTCGAGGCGCTCTAATTTGGTCTTCAAAATCGCCCGGGCCCGGGCGTACTGTGATTTGCTGGTGCCCTCGGAAATGCCCATCAGCTCCCCGATTTCCTTGTGGCCGTAGCCTTCGATGGCAAACAGGTTGAACACCATGCGGTAGCGCGGCGCCAGTTCCTGGACCATGGCCAGCATTTCTTCGAAAGCGTAGTTGGAGAGCGTAAATTCCTCCCCAGCCAACTCTTCCGGATATTCTCCTTCGCTGACGGCCACCAGCGGGGCGTTGCGGCGGTGCTGGCGCAGGGCGGCATTCACCATAATGCGGCGAATCCAGAACTCCAGCGGGCACTCGCGGCGGAAGTTACGCAGGTTGTTGAATACGGTTATAAAGCCTTCCTGCAGCACATCCTCGGCCTCAAACGTGGTTTGGGCATAGCGCAGGCACACGGCCATCATCTTGCCGGCAAACCGGTCGTAGAGTTGCTTCTGCATAGCCCGGCTGCCAGCCAGGCACCCGTCAATTATCTCGGCCTCGGTCATGGCGGAAGGCGGGGTAAGGTGGCGCACCGGAGCCGACGCGGCTGGCTTGGAAGCAGATTGCCCATCGGGCAGCAGGCTCCGCAGCCCACCCATCGAGCTCAGAGCGGAAGACAAGGCACCCATCAGCAGCAGCGGCCCACCTGGCCCACGTTATGCGCCGGCTTCTGCAGCAACTGCTGCGACCGGAAATTGTAAGTAGCCAATAGTACCATAGGAAGCGGATAGAATCGGGAAGGAAAAACTACCTAGTGTCGTGTAGTAGGATGAGCCAGACCAGGGTGCAGCGGTTGCACGTTGCGTATAAAAAACCTAATACTGATCAAAAACACCTGTAAACCAACTGCTTAATTTTCAGCTAAAGATAGTCACCAACTTCTGTTACCGGTCTTTTTTTGCGGCGAAAAGCTCAACTATGGCAACCTCAACCGAATTCCGCCGTAGCCCCCTGCATCGTTCTACCACAACCCAACCCCATGAAGACCCTTGTTCTGTTTTATTCCACCTATGGCCACATCTACAAAATGGCGGAAGCCATAGCTGAAGGCGCCCGCGAGGTAGCCGGCAATGAAGTGGTTATAAAGCGCGTGCCTGAAACCCTGCCCCAGGCCCTGCTCGACCAGATTGGCGCTACCCAGGCCCAGAAAGCCTTCGAGCACATTCCGGTAGCCACGCCTACCGAGCTGACCGAGTACGACAACATCGTCTTTGGCACGCCTACGCGCTACGGCAACCTGTGCGGCCAGATGCAAGCCTTCATGGACAGCACCGGCGGCTTGTGGGCCAAAGGAGCACTGGTGGGTAAAGTCGGGTCGGTGTTCGTGAGTACGGCCACTCAGCACGGTGGCCAGGAAACGACCATCCGGGCCTTCCATACCGAGCTGCTGCACCACGGCTTTGTGATTGTGGGTTTGCCCTACGCCTGGCAGGGCCAGATGGGCCACGAGGAAGTAACCGGCGGCACGCCCTACGGCGCCAGCACGGTGGCCGGCGGCCAGGGGGAGCGGCAGCCGAGCGCCAACGAGTTGGAAGGAGCCCGTTTTCAGGGTCGGCACACCTCGGAAATTGCGCAGAAACTAGCTCGTTCCTAAGGGAATACTATATTAGACGCTTAATTCTCTGCACACTGACCTGCAACCATCGGCAGCCACTCTCCGGAGTGGCTGCTTTTTTTATGCACTACCGGCCCCACAGCGGCCACTCTATTGCCGGGGCAGAAGTACGATTCATTGATCTAAAACAACAGTTGAGCACGCTTTTCAGGGAGTTGGTAATGAAAGTTGAAACGATTGACTAACCCAGAGTTAGGTTTGCACCACCTTCCCTGATCCGCAGGAAAGCCAGCAGCTTTTTTCTAGAATCTGTAATGCGTTGTCCTTCCGGACGATTCATAGGCCAGTCGACTGAATGGTTACCGGCGGCTACGGTGCAACTTTTGGCGGCATAGTCCGACCCTGAGACGAAGCTGAACTTTACGACTACCCTTTTACAAGCGGCCTACGAGCACCGCTTTCCTGGCATTCTTCTTCTTGCAGTATATGAAACGTTATCTACCCATTCTGGTCACTAGTTTGCTCACAGCCCCGGCCTGGGCCCAAACAACTCCCCCGGCCGGTACTCCGGCTGCCCGTCCCGCGCAGCCCCCAGTGCCCGGCGCACCGGCTACTACTGCCCCCAAGCCGCTGGCCGTTCCGGCGGCGCCCCGCGGTACGGGCCGTCTGACGGGCACCGTGCTGGACGCTACCACCAAGAAGCCGGTGGAATTTGCCACCGTGGCCTTATTGCCCGCCACTGGCAGCCAACCCATTGATGGGACCGTGTGCGACGACAAAGGCCGGTTTGCCCTTAAGAGTCTGGCCCCAGGACAGTACCGGGTGCAAATCAGCTTTGTGGGCTACGTAACCCGCACTGAAGACGTGACTATTACCGACGGCACCACCGAGCTGAATACGCTGCAGTTGACCTCAGCCGCGCAGAAGCTGGGCGAAGTAACCGTGACCGGCGAGCGGGACGTGGTGGAAACCAAGCCCGACCGGATTGTCTACAACGCCGAAAAGGACATTACCAACTCGGGTGGCACCGCGGCCGACGTGCTGCGCAAAGTGCCGCTGGTAAACGTGGACCCCGACGGTAACGTGGAGCTGCGCGGTACCAGCAACGTGCGCGTGCTCATCAACAACAAGCCCTCGGGCATCGTGGCCTCGTCGGTAGCGGATGCCATGAAGCAGATTCCGGCTGACCAGATCAAGAGTGTGGAGGTGATTACCACGCCCTCGGCCAAGTACGACGCCGAAGGCACGGGGGGTATTATCAACATCATCCTGAAGAAAAACAGCATGCAGGGCTCCAACGGCAGCGTAGGGTTGGCCGCCGGCACGCGTAGCTCCAACGGCAATGCCTCGCTCAACTACCGTAAGGGTAAGGTGGGCATCAACAGCTCGGTAAGCGGCTTTGGCTTCTACAGCCCCAACCGCAACGACCTGACCCGCTCGTTGAAAAACCCGGATGGTACCGAGACGCTGGCTTTGCAGCAGGATGGCGACGGCAACACGCTCGGCGGCGGCGGCTTCGGCCGGCTGGGCCTCGACTACGACCCGGCGCAGTACCATAACCTCACGCTGGGCTTGCAGGGCAGCATGTTCCGCAACTCCGGCGACTACCAGCAATTCAACAACGTGCTGTTTCCGGCCCTGGCCGCCAACCAGTTTACGCGTAGCACCGACCGGCAATTCCGCACCCAGAGCTACGATTTGAGTGGCTCTTACACCCGCACCTTCGAGCAGAAGCGCCGCGAATGGAGCGTGCTGGCCCAGCACACCCGCAACCGCAACACGCAAAACTACGGCCTCGACCAGTACGCCGGCCGCGACGAGTCGGGGGAGCTGCAGTACCGCGAGGAAAGCGACAATCTGGCCCGCAACCTGGAAACCACGCTTCAGACCGACTACGCCCACCCATTTTCGGAAACAGCCCTGCTCGAAACCGGGGCCAAAGCCATTCTGCGCCGCGTCAGCAGCGACTATGACGTGTACGACCAGCTGGCGCTGAACTTCAACCCGGCCCGCTCCAACCTTTTCGACTACAACCAGGATGTGGTGTCGGCTTATGGCACCTACGGGTTTTCGGCCTCCAAAAAGCTGAGCTTCAAGCTGGGTGCCCGGGTGGAAAACACGCGCGTCAGGGGCAACTTCGAGCCGCGGCAGACCGAAAATTCGGGCGTGTCGCAGGACTACTTCAACGTGCTGCCGAACGTGAGTTTGAGCTTCCAGCCGAATAATCCCAAGAAGCCCGGACAGTCGCTGCGGCTGGCGTACTCGAAACGGATTCAGCGCCCCCAGATTTTCTACCTCAACCCCTTCCGCAACACCTCCGACACGCTCAACGTCAGCTACGGCAACCCCAAGCTGGAGCGGGAGCTGACCGACAGCTACGAGCTGAACTATACCACCTTCATCAAAGGCTCGGTGCTGAATATGTCGGCCTACATGCGGCGTACGAACAATGCCATTGAAAGTGTCCGCTTTATCCAGAACGGCATCAACAACCAGACCTTCGCCAACATCGGACGCAACGCTACCTATGGCGTCAGCCTTTTCAGCTCGATAAAGCCGGTGCCGAAGTGGGATGTCAGCGGCAACGTAAACGTGTACTACGTCTCGTTGAAGAGCCCGGCCCTGAGCCTGCGCGAGGGCGCCGTAAATACGGCAGCCTACTCCAACGACGGGGTGATGTACAGCATCAACATCAACACCAGCTACAAATTCGAAAAGGGTCTGAGCATTCAGGGCTACGGCGGCCTGAACTCGCCCCGCGTGCAGCTTCAGGGCAAGCAAGCCGCCTGGACGTTCTATTCGCTGGGCCTGCGCAAAAACCTGCTCAAGGACAAAGCCGACCTGACCCTGAACGCCGACAACTTTCTGCAGGCCACCCGCAACCTGAAGTCGACGCTCGATACCGAGCAGTTCCGGCAGGAAAGCAACAACTACATCTACCTGCGCGGCGTGCGCCTGGCCTTTAATTACCGCTTTGGCAAAGTGTCAACTCAGCCCCAGAAGCGTCGCAAAGGCATCCAGAACGACGATGTCAAACAGGGTGAAGGCGGCCAAGGCCAGGGACAGCAGTAAGGGTGGAATTGTAAGCTTGTGAAGTTGTAAGGTTTTCGCCGGCCGGCTCCTGCGGTGTGGACAGTGGTCCAAACTGCCGGGGCGGGCCGGCGGAATTCCTTCTATTAGGCGGCGGCAATATTTACTACAATCCAGCGTTTTGCTGCATCAAGCCCCTATGGGTCGCTTTTATCTGCTTTATCGATTATCCATTTACGTATCTGATTGCCTGCATGAAGCATTTTTGTACCCTTGCTGTCCTCCTGGCGCTGGCAGTTCCAGCCACTGTGCGGGCCCAGAACCCCGCTTCATCCACCACAACTGCCGCGAAAGGGACGGGCCGTCTTACCGGCCGCGTGGTGGATGCCGCCACCCAGAAGCCCGTCGAATATGCTACCGTTGCCTTACTACCGACTGGGAGCACGACACCTGTTACCGGAGCTTCCGGCGACGACCAGGGCCGCTTCGAGCTGAAGGATTTGGTGGCCGGTTCCTACCGCCTGCAAGTAAGCTTTGTGGGCTACACCACGCGCGTGGAGCCCGTGACCATAACCGCTGGGGCAACCGACGTAGGCCGGCTTGAGCTGACGGCCACGGCCCAGAAGCTGGGCGAGGTAACCGTGACCGGCGAGCGGCCCATCGTAGAAACCCGCCCCGACCGTCTGATCTATAACGCAGACCAGGACGCTACCAAAGCTGGCAGCACCGCCTCCGACATTCTGCGCAAAACCCCAATGGTGAACGTGGACGCCGACGGCAACGTGCAGCTGCGTGGCACCTCCAACGTGCGGATTCTGATTAACAACAAGCCCTCAGCCATGCTGGCGGGCAACCTGGCCGAGGCTCTCAAGCAGATTCCGGCCGACCAGATTAAGGCTATTGAGGTGGTCACGGCGCCTTCGGCGAAGTATGACGCGGAAGGTTCGGGTGGGGTTATCAACATTGTGTTGAAGAAAAACAGCCTGCAGGGGACCAATGGCAGCGTGGGCAGCAGCATCGGTAACCGCAACCAGAACCTGAACAGCTCCCTGAACGTGAAGCGGGGCAAGGTAGGCGTCAACACCAAGCTCAGCGGCTTCCGCAACCTCTATCCTTTCCGCTCTACCGACACCCGCACTGATTTTGTGACCAGTCCTACGGGCCCCACGGGCGTGCAGGGCCAACTCAATCAGGTGGGCAACTCCCGCAACCAGGGCAGCGGCGGCTACGGGCAGCTGGAACTGACCTACGACCCCTCGCCCCTGCACAGCTTCACGCTCAGCGGCAACGGCAACCTCTACCGCAGTAGTTCGCCTCAATCGTTGTTCAACCAATATCAGGATTTTCGCAGCCCCCTCATCCTGCTCCCTGGTCAGCGCCTACGCGACACCCTTTACTCTCGCGACATCACCCAGAGCTATGAGGGACGAAACTACGACCTGAACGCCGGCTATACCCGCACCTTCGGCGAGGCCCAGCCCCGGCGCGAGTGGAGCATACTGGCCCAGCACACCCGCAACCGCAACGACCAGAACTACTCGCTCGACCAGTACCGCGCCGCCGAGGTGCTAGCCGGTCCGCTTGAATACCGGGAGCGAAGCTTCAACCTGGCCAAAAACCTGGAAACGACCATCCAGACCGACTACACCCAACCTATGCCCGACAGCAGCACGGTGGAAATAGGCGCTAAGACCATCCGTCGCCAAGTCAGCAGCGACTACAGCCTCGACACGGTGCTGCTCAGCCGTCAGCCCGATTTCGTGCGCAGTGCCGGCCGCTCCAACGCCTTCGACTACCGTCAGAATGTGCTGGCCGCCTACGCTACCTACAACTTCTCGGCCGGGAAAAAGTACTCTTTCAGCCTGGGCGCCCGCCTGGAGCATACGGCCATTGCGGGCGAGTTTTCCAGCCAGGACAGCCGCTTCAAAAACAGCTACCTCAACGTGCTGCCCAACCTGAACGTCAGCCGCAACCTCAAAAAGCCTGGCCAGACCCTGCGCCTGAGCTACTCCCGCCGCATTCAGCGCCCCCAGATCTACTACCTGAATCCGTACGTCAATCAGGTTACGGCTAATGCCATCCGCTTTGGCAACCCAAGCTTGTCGCCGGAAACTACCGACGCACTGGAGTTGAGTTACAGCACTTTCGGCGAGAAAAGCTCTCTGAATGCCTCGGCCTTCGTGCGCCGCACCGGCAACGCCATCGACGAGGTAAACAACTACAACACGGCCCTGGCCCGGACTGAAACCACCTTCGCCAACATTGCTACCAGCACCAGCTATGGCATCAGCCTGTTTGGCTCGCTCAAGCCCACTGCGGCCCTCAACCTGAGCACCAATGTGGAGCCCACCTACACCCGCATCTACAGCGCTTCCCTGCAGCGCACCAGCGCCCGGCTCAACGCCTTTATCAACCTGAACACGTCCTACAAATTCGCCAAGGTGTACACCGCTCAGGCTTTTGGTGGCGTCTGGACCGGCGACGTGCAACTGCAAACCCGCAACTCCGGAGGCTACTACTACGTGGCGGGTATAAAGCGCACGTTTCTCAACGAGAAGATGGACCTGACGCTCAACGCCAGCAACTTTCTGACCCCGGGCTTGGCCTTTGTCAACCGCACCACCACCGACCAATTCACATCCAGCAACTCGTTCTACCAATACCGCCGCAACTTTCGCCTGTCATTCAACTACCGCTTTGGCAAAGTGGACACCGGCGGGGGCCGTCAGCGCCGCACCATCCAGAACGATGACTCTAAGCAGGGCAGCAGCAAAGGCGGAGGGTGAGTAGGGGCACGTTGTGGAGCCCTTACTCCTTCACACCTCCCCAGTCACTCTTTTCAGCTTTGCTGGTTCCAGATTCGCCAGGACTCTTCGGCTTGGAGGCAAAGCATTTCGAAGCCGTTTTTGGTTTGAGCGCCCTGCTCGGCACCTTTGGCCATAAAGAGCGTTTCGCTGGGGTTGTAAATCAGGTCGTAGAGGTAATGCTGGGCCGTGAGCTGCTGGTACGGAATCGGGGGGCACTCGTCCATGTTGGGGAAAGTACCCAGTGGCGTGGTGTTGATAATCAGGGAATGGGCGGCAACAATGGCCGGCGTCAGGTCGGCGTAAGTCAGGCCCTGGGCCAGGGGGTTGCGCGAAACTAGCCAGTAGCGGATACCCAGCTCGCGCAGGGCCGCTTCCACCGCCTTCGATGAGCCGCCGGTACCCAGCACCAGGGCTCCGGCCTCGTCACCACGGACTGGGTAAAACCGGCGCAGGGAGTCGCGGAAACCAATATAGTCGGTGTTGTGGCCCACGCGTCGGCCGTCGGCCGTAAACTCAATGACGTTTACGGCCCCGATGCGGGCCGCCGAGGGTGCCACTTCATCCAGGTAAGGCCACACTTGCTCCTTGAAGGGAATCGTGACGTTGAGGCCTTGCAAGTCAGGCTGCTGGTCGCACAGCTGCAGCAGGTCTTTGATGCTGCCCAGCTCGAACAAATTGTACTGGCAATCGTCCAGGCCCAGGGTTTCAAACTTCTGGGAGAAGTACGTCTGGGAGAAAGAGTGTTCGAGCTTTAAGCCGATAAGTCCAAACTGGCGCATAGGATCAGAAGAGAATAGCGTCCCGAAAAAACAAAGAAAACCGCCCCAAACCATACTGGTTGGGGCGGTTTCGAAAAAATAAATCCAACTGGTCAGCTTACGCGGCAGCCGAACTGCCCCGCATTTTCTCCTTGAGGAACTGAATAGCGGGCGGCAGAATCGAGAACAGGATGATGCCGTAAATGACGTAGGTGAAATTGTGCTGCACCCACGGAATGTTGCCCAGGAAGAAGCCGGCCAGGGTGAGCGAAATAACCCAGAGCAGGGCCCCGGCAATACTGTAGCCGATGAAGAAGCTGTACTTCATGGTGCCCACGCCGGCCACAAACGGAGCAAACGTGCGCACGATGGGAATAAAGCGGGCCATGATGATGGTTTTGCCGCCGTGCTTGGCATAAAATTCCTGGGTTTGCTCCAGGTACTTGCGCTTCAGAAAGCGGAAATCCTCCCGGAACACCCGCGGCCCGAGGTAGTCCCCGACGAAGTAGTTGAGGTTGTCGCCGAGGAAAGCGGCGGCAAT
Above is a genomic segment from Hymenobacter cellulosivorans containing:
- the uvrB gene encoding excinuclease ABC subunit UvrB, which codes for MDYQLTSEFKPTGDQPKAIAQLVSGVESGEPAQVLLGATGTGKTFTVANVVAQTGKPTLVLCHNKTLAAQLYGEFKSFFPNNAVEYYISYYDYYQPEAYIASTDVFIEKDLAINEEIEKLRLHCTSTLLSGRRDVIVVASVSCIYGIGNPEEFSKNVIYLAPGLKYSRNNLLYQFVQILYSRTEVEFSRGTFRVKGDTVDVFPAYADYAYRIYFFGDEIEAIQKIDPVSGKKLSDEQSVTLYPANLFVTGKDTLNQAIKEIQFDMVQQHSYFEKEGRDSEAKRIMERTEFDLEMIRELGYCSGIENYSRYFDGREPGSRPFCLLDYFPDDYLLVIDESHATIPQVRAMWGGDRSRKTALVEYGFRLPSAMDNRPLTFNEFESMYRQAIYVSATPSDYELTQANGVVVEQIIRPTGLLDPEIDVRPSVNQIDDLLDEVDNRVKMGDRVLVTTLTKRMAEELQKYMERLGIKSQYVHSDVKSLDRVEILRQLRLGVIDVLIGVNLLREGLDLPEVSLVAILDADKEGFLRDQRSLIQTMGRAARNDKGKVIMYADRMTGSMQRAIDETNRRRAVQMAYNEEHGITPRTVKKSHDEIMGQTSLSDKRRIEPAAYVGPETDTMTLAAEPVIAMMTKPDLEKLIKQTEKQMEAAAKDLDFLQAAKFRDELAQLRQMLKTKRD
- a CDS encoding DUF6970 domain-containing protein — encoded protein: MKSLLFLLSVWGCLGMVQCQKETVAPESQATTDTAASCVDARAQPLIDALLQSPKGNPAGEVWRYTWEGRTVFLVKPTHPDGYTKVYDLNDNQLRYVGAPSGGISGKGDGKCANFTAQATAGCQLWRDTR
- a CDS encoding RNA polymerase sigma factor, translated to MGALSSALSSMGGLRSLLPDGQSASKPAASAPVRHLTPPSAMTEAEIIDGCLAGSRAMQKQLYDRFAGKMMAVCLRYAQTTFEAEDVLQEGFITVFNNLRNFRRECPLEFWIRRIMVNAALRQHRRNAPLVAVSEGEYPEELAGEEFTLSNYAFEEMLAMVQELAPRYRMVFNLFAIEGYGHKEIGELMGISEGTSKSQYARARAILKTKLERLEAHRSNGTYRK
- the wrbA gene encoding NAD(P)H:quinone oxidoreductase, yielding MKTLVLFYSTYGHIYKMAEAIAEGAREVAGNEVVIKRVPETLPQALLDQIGATQAQKAFEHIPVATPTELTEYDNIVFGTPTRYGNLCGQMQAFMDSTGGLWAKGALVGKVGSVFVSTATQHGGQETTIRAFHTELLHHGFVIVGLPYAWQGQMGHEEVTGGTPYGASTVAGGQGERQPSANELEGARFQGRHTSEIAQKLARS
- a CDS encoding TonB-dependent receptor domain-containing protein — translated: MKRYLPILVTSLLTAPAWAQTTPPAGTPAARPAQPPVPGAPATTAPKPLAVPAAPRGTGRLTGTVLDATTKKPVEFATVALLPATGSQPIDGTVCDDKGRFALKSLAPGQYRVQISFVGYVTRTEDVTITDGTTELNTLQLTSAAQKLGEVTVTGERDVVETKPDRIVYNAEKDITNSGGTAADVLRKVPLVNVDPDGNVELRGTSNVRVLINNKPSGIVASSVADAMKQIPADQIKSVEVITTPSAKYDAEGTGGIINIILKKNSMQGSNGSVGLAAGTRSSNGNASLNYRKGKVGINSSVSGFGFYSPNRNDLTRSLKNPDGTETLALQQDGDGNTLGGGGFGRLGLDYDPAQYHNLTLGLQGSMFRNSGDYQQFNNVLFPALAANQFTRSTDRQFRTQSYDLSGSYTRTFEQKRREWSVLAQHTRNRNTQNYGLDQYAGRDESGELQYREESDNLARNLETTLQTDYAHPFSETALLETGAKAILRRVSSDYDVYDQLALNFNPARSNLFDYNQDVVSAYGTYGFSASKKLSFKLGARVENTRVRGNFEPRQTENSGVSQDYFNVLPNVSLSFQPNNPKKPGQSLRLAYSKRIQRPQIFYLNPFRNTSDTLNVSYGNPKLERELTDSYELNYTTFIKGSVLNMSAYMRRTNNAIESVRFIQNGINNQTFANIGRNATYGVSLFSSIKPVPKWDVSGNVNVYYVSLKSPALSLREGAVNTAAYSNDGVMYSININTSYKFEKGLSIQGYGGLNSPRVQLQGKQAAWTFYSLGLRKNLLKDKADLTLNADNFLQATRNLKSTLDTEQFRQESNNYIYLRGVRLAFNYRFGKVSTQPQKRRKGIQNDDVKQGEGGQGQGQQ
- a CDS encoding outer membrane beta-barrel family protein, translating into MKHFCTLAVLLALAVPATVRAQNPASSTTTAAKGTGRLTGRVVDAATQKPVEYATVALLPTGSTTPVTGASGDDQGRFELKDLVAGSYRLQVSFVGYTTRVEPVTITAGATDVGRLELTATAQKLGEVTVTGERPIVETRPDRLIYNADQDATKAGSTASDILRKTPMVNVDADGNVQLRGTSNVRILINNKPSAMLAGNLAEALKQIPADQIKAIEVVTAPSAKYDAEGSGGVINIVLKKNSLQGTNGSVGSSIGNRNQNLNSSLNVKRGKVGVNTKLSGFRNLYPFRSTDTRTDFVTSPTGPTGVQGQLNQVGNSRNQGSGGYGQLELTYDPSPLHSFTLSGNGNLYRSSSPQSLFNQYQDFRSPLILLPGQRLRDTLYSRDITQSYEGRNYDLNAGYTRTFGEAQPRREWSILAQHTRNRNDQNYSLDQYRAAEVLAGPLEYRERSFNLAKNLETTIQTDYTQPMPDSSTVEIGAKTIRRQVSSDYSLDTVLLSRQPDFVRSAGRSNAFDYRQNVLAAYATYNFSAGKKYSFSLGARLEHTAIAGEFSSQDSRFKNSYLNVLPNLNVSRNLKKPGQTLRLSYSRRIQRPQIYYLNPYVNQVTANAIRFGNPSLSPETTDALELSYSTFGEKSSLNASAFVRRTGNAIDEVNNYNTALARTETTFANIATSTSYGISLFGSLKPTAALNLSTNVEPTYTRIYSASLQRTSARLNAFINLNTSYKFAKVYTAQAFGGVWTGDVQLQTRNSGGYYYVAGIKRTFLNEKMDLTLNASNFLTPGLAFVNRTTTDQFTSSNSFYQYRRNFRLSFNYRFGKVDTGGGRQRRTIQNDDSKQGSSKGGG